The proteins below come from a single Leopardus geoffroyi isolate Oge1 chromosome D3, O.geoffroyi_Oge1_pat1.0, whole genome shotgun sequence genomic window:
- the XBP1 gene encoding LOW QUALITY PROTEIN: X-box-binding protein 1 (The sequence of the model RefSeq protein was modified relative to this genomic sequence to represent the inferred CDS: deleted 2 bases in 1 codon) produces MVVVASAQSPAAGAPKVLLLSSKPAAAAAAAAAGAPAGRALPLMVPGQRGASPEAASGGPPQARKRQRLTHLSPEEKALRRKLKNRVAAQTARDRKKARMSELEQQVVDLEEENQKLLLENQLLREKTHGLVVENQELRQRLGMDALLTEEEAETQTKGNGARPVAGSAERSTQTTCTSAAGAGPVVTPPEHLPMDSDGVDSSDSESDILLGILFNLDPVMFFRCPSPESTSLEEQPEVYPEGPSSLPASPSPSLGTSSAKLEAINELIRFDHVYTKPLVLEIPSEAESQANVVVKIEEAPFSPSEKDHPEFTVSVKEELVEDDFVPELGTSDLLSPSHCPKPSSCLLDAYSDCGYEGSPSPFSDMSSLLGVDHSWEDTFANELFPQLISV; encoded by the exons ATGGTGGTGGTGGCATCCGCGCAGAGCCCGGCCGCCGGGGCCCCCAAAGTGCTGCTTCTGTCCAGCaagcccgccgccgccgccgctgccgccgccgccggagcCCCGGCCGGCCGGGCTCTGCCACTTATGGTGCCGGGCCAACGAGGGGCCAGCCCAGAGGCGGCGAGCGGGGGGCCACCCCAGGCGCGCAAGCGACAGCGCCTCACGCACCTGAGCCCCGAGGAGAAGGCGCTGCGGAG gaaactgaaaaacagagTGGCAGCTCAGACTGCCAGAGACCGAAAGAAAGCTCGAATGAGTGAGCTGGAGCAGCAAGTCGTAGATTTGGAGGAAGAG aaccagaaactCTTGCTAGAAAATCAGCTTTTACGAGAGAAGACGCATGGCCTTGTAGTGGAGAACCAAGAGTTAAGACAGCGGTTGGGGATGGATGCCCTGCTTACTGAAGAGGAGGCAGAGACCCAGACCAAG GGGAATGGAGCGAGGCCGGTGGCCGGGTCTGCTGAG CGCAGCACTCAGACTACGTGCACCTCTGCAGCAGGTGCAGGCCCAGTTGTCACCCCTCCAGAACATCTCCCCATGGATTCTGACGGTGTTGACTCTTCAGACTCTGAG TCTGATATCCTGTTGGGCATTCTGTTCAACTTGGATCCAGTCATGTTCTTCAGATGTCCTTCCCCAGAGTCTACCAGCCTGGAGGAACAACCAGAGGTCTACCCAGAAGGACCCAGTTCCTTACCGGCCTCCCCTTCTCCGTCACTGGGGACGTCATCAGCCAAGCTGGAAGCCATTAATGAACTGATTCGTTTTGACCACGTGTACACCAAGCCCCTCGTCTTAGAGATACCCTCTGAGGCAGAGAGCCAAGCAAATGTGGTAGTGAAAATTGAGGAAGCACCTTTCAGCCCCTCAGAGAAAGATCACCCTGAATTCACTGTCTCAGTGAAGGAAGAACTTGTAGAAGATGACTTCGTTCCAGAACTGGGCACCTCAGATCTACTTTCACCCAGCCACTGCCCGAAGCCATCTTCCTGTCTACTGGATGCTTATAGTGACTGTGGATATGAgggctccccttcccccttcagCGACATGTCCTCTCTGCTTGGTGTAGACCATTCTTGGGAGGACACTTTTGCCAATGAACTCTTTCCCCAGCTGATTAGTGTCTAA
- the CCDC117 gene encoding coiled-coil domain-containing protein 117: MAALGRPFSGLPLSGGPDFLQPPPAFPGRAFPPGVDGAELAPRPGPRASPSSPGGSAARGRVSVRCKKKHKREEEDDDCPVRKKRLTEAGLCAGPNDWILCAHQDIESHGVNPCTSGLSAPGMLDVICEEMDQTTGEPQCEVARRRLQEIEDRIIDEDEEVEADRNINHLPSLVLSDTMKTGLKREFDEVFTKKMIESMSRPSMELVLWKPLPELLSDKPKPSSNAKNYTGESQTKHAAAGTAFPGRTELFLEPRQTGMPVYSGLETAACTEEEMEL; encoded by the exons ATGGCCGCGCTCGGCCGGCCCTTCAGCGGCCTCCCTCTGAGCGGCGGCCCGGACTTCCTGCAGCCGCCGCCGGCCTTCCCCGGCCGGGCCTTCCCGCCGGGAGTGGACGGCGCCGAGCTGGCCCCGCGGCCGGGACCCCGCGCCTCCCCGAGCAGCCCCGGCGGGAGCGCGGCGCGCGGACG TGTTTCAGTTCGctgtaaaaagaaacacaagcgAGAGGAGGAGGATGATGA ttgtccagtaagaaagaaaaggctaACTGAAGCAGGGCTGTGTGCTGGTCCTAATGACTGGATTCTTTGTGCACATCAGGATATAGAGAGTCATGGAGTAAATCCGTGTACTAGTGGCCTCTCTGCACCTGGCATGTTAGATGTAATTTGTGAAGAAATGGATCAGACAACGGGAGAACCACAGTGTGAAGTTGCCCGAAGGAGGCTTCAGGAAATTGAGGACAG GATAATTGATGAAGATGAAGAAGTTGAAGCTGACAGAAATATTAACCATCTCCCCAGTCTTGTTCTTTCTGACACCATGAAAACAGGTTTGAAGAGGGAATTTGATGAAgtctttacaaagaaaatgattGAGTCCAT GAGCCGTCCTTCCATGGAGCTTGTGCTCTGGAAACCTCTCCCTGAACTCCTTTCTGATAAGCCAAAGCCGTCATCTAATGCTAAGAACTACACAGGAGAGAGCCAAACCAAGCATGCAGCTGCCGGCACTGCCTTCCCTGGGAGAACTGAACTGTTCTTGGAACCTCGGCAAACAGGGATGCCTGTTTACAGTGGTTTGGAGACAGCCGCTTGCACAGAAGAAGAGATGGAACTCTAG